The genomic segment GAGGTAGCTGCTGAAATTAGATGGTCATTATCAATAATCGAACTTAAGATATCTAATCTCTTTTCTAGGGGATCATGTATTGTAGATACTCCATTAAGGAAAAGAATATCAAATGCAACGAAGTGTACGGGGATAGCTTTCGCTAGAGAAACAATTTTATCTCTTTGAGACGCTTGAAATCGTGCCATTAGGCATTCGAAATTTGGTTTGGGTATTTCACCATTCTTATCAAGAACAATCACTTCTCCGTCCAATATACATGTTTGGACAGGCAAGTTTAAATTAAGTAATTCAATGTACTTTAATGTAACATCATTTCCATGTCTGGTGTAGATAGTGATTTTCCCATGATCGTAATGGAATAAAGCTCTATGTCCGTCAAATTTCAACTGATGTATATAATTTGAATCAGTTGATATAACCTCAGATG from the Niallia sp. FSL W8-0635 genome contains:
- a CDS encoding ATP-dependent DNA ligase; translation: MLNTPLKPMLLQPSEVISTDSNYIHQLKFDGHRALFHYDHGKITIYTRHGNDVTLKYIELLNLNLPVQTCILDGEVIVLDKNGEIPKPNFECLMARFQASQRDKIVSLAKAIPVHFVAFDILFLNGVSTIHDPLEKRLDILSSIIDNDHLISAATSFNDGLTLFNKVKELGLEGIVSKKLSSKYILDSRTFAFQKIKNYQFLIGNIYGYKKNSFGWLIKEGNQSRGIVEFVPKKEREAFYKISKQLIIGEDKNFVYLDPLLKGEIKYQCLTSKGFMRSASFQKFII